The following coding sequences are from one Eucalyptus grandis isolate ANBG69807.140 chromosome 11, ASM1654582v1, whole genome shotgun sequence window:
- the LOC104427965 gene encoding classical arabinogalactan protein 26 has protein sequence MAPLGSLLLAMLVLSLLSCTSLATPASHQKLLISTISAAPATLPGVAPQSSPSTTISAAPSLLPSSPLSPSPALSPDITPLLPSPGNEAAAPDASMLPIIPSSPSPPNPDEMLAPGPNGALPPSQALPVAASPRVANSFAGVVLCLSVALCLVLLPGV, from the coding sequence ATGGCTCCTCTCGGGTCGCTCTTGTTGGCAATGCTCGTGCTCTCGCTGCTGTCCTGCACTTCACTGGCCACCCCTGCCTCGCACCAGAAGCTACTCATCTCCACCATCTCAGCAGCACCGGCCACGCTGCCCGGCGTCGCCCCTCAGTCCTCCCCCTCCACCACCATCTCCGCTGCCCCGTCGCTCCTCCcgtcctcccctctctccccctccccggCACTGTCCCCCGACATCACCCCGCTGCTTCCGTCCCCCGGCAACGAGGCGGCCGCCCCCGACGCGTCCATGCTGCCAATAATCCCGTCCAGCCCCAGCCCACCGAACCCGGACGAAATGCTTGCCCCCGGGCCCAACGGCGCGTTGCCTCCGTCCCAGGCCTTGCCAGTCGCAGCCTCGCCAAGGGTTGCGAATTCGTTTGCTGGAGTAGTCCTCTGTTTGTCAGTAGCATTGTGCTTGGTGTTGCTTCCCGGTGTGTGA
- the LOC104426724 gene encoding protein NETWORKED 3C: MVEMVVTMKRQPSNSQWWWLDSHHNAAKRSPWLQSTLSELDDKTEAMLKLIQGDADSFAQRAEMYYKKRPELMSMVEDFYRAHCLLAERYDQLKSEGGTRLLTTVGSPFSCNKYRNEKSMSVMDQNYDSYSESFEHEESTESEVEDPEEEEVTGHRRPETETTGDRIEHKPCQKNETVVSHEKDHAWRAHEEAKEGSGSSWFSEDEVKKLKEEIERLKEENKMQKEKLVQKDEEKREVIRQLSLTVGLLKDDNARLKKRVVAREAKKFNLFEFDKLKGGFLGMLFNGSSKSLPTVVAL; encoded by the exons ATGGTGGAGATGGTGGTGACGATGAAGAGGCAGCCCTCGAATTCGCAGTGGTGGTGGCTCGACAGCCACCACAACGCCGCCAAGCGTTCGCCGTGGCTTCAGTCCACGCTATCAG AGCTAGATGACAAGACGGAAGCGATGCTGAAGCTGATTCAGGGAGACGCAGACTCTTTCGCCCAACGAGCGGAGATGTACTACAAGAAGAGGCCTGAGCTGATGAGCATGGTGGAAGATTTCTACCGCGCGCACTGCCTTTTGGCCGAGCGGTATGACCAGCTCAAGTCTGAAGGGGGGACTCGCCTCCTGACAACTGTCGGATCACCATTTTCCTGTAACAAGTATCGCAATGAGAAGTCGATGTCGGTGATGGACCAAAACTACGACAGCTACTCGGAGTCCTTTGAGCACGAGGAGAGCACTGAATCCGAAGTCGAGGATCCCGAGGAGGAAGAAGTAACTGGACACAGGCGCCCAGAAACCGAAACCACGGGAGACAGGATTGAACATAAGCCCTGCCAGAAGAATGAAACCGTTGTTTCTCACGAAAAGGACCATGCCTGGCGGGCCCACGAAGAGGCGAAAGAAGGGTCAGGATCGAGCTGGTTCAGCGAGGACGAAGTGAAGAAGCTGAAGGAAGAGATAGAGAGGCTCAAGGAAGAGAACAAAATGCAGAAGGAGAAGCTGGTGCAGAAGGACGAAGAGAAGAGGGAGGTGATAAGGCAGCTGAGCCTGACTGTGGGATTGTTGAAGGATGATAATGCGAGGCTCAAAAAGCGCGTTGTTGCCAGAGAAGCCAAGAAGTTTAACCTCTTTGAGTTCGACAAATTGAAGGGTGGATTTCTGGGGATGCTGTTCAATGGGTCTTCAAAGTCCCTACCCACAGTTGTAGCTCTGTAG